A genomic stretch from Leptodactylus fuscus isolate aLepFus1 chromosome 10, aLepFus1.hap2, whole genome shotgun sequence includes:
- the LOC142219259 gene encoding histone H1.03-like, whose translation MAETAPAAAAAPPPAEPAAKSKKQPKKAAAGGAKKSKKSSGPTVSELIVKAVSASKERSGVSVAALKKVLAAGGYDTDKNRSRVKLGLKALVTKGTLIQVKGSGASGSFKLNKKQAESKDKAAKKKPAAAKPKKAAAKKPAAKSPKKAPTAAKSPKKAKKPAAAAKKAAPKAKKVTKSPAKKAAKPKAAKSPAKKAAKPKAAKSPAKKAAKAKKPAAKK comes from the coding sequence ATGGCAGAAACCGCgcccgccgctgccgctgctccccctcccgcCGAACCGGCCGCCAAATCCAAGAAGCAGCCGAAGAAAGCAGCCGCAGGGGGCGCCAAGAAGAGCAAGAAATCCTCCGGTCCCACCGTGTCCGAGCTGATCGTCAAAGCCGTGTCCGCCTCCAAGGAGCGCAGTGGGGTGTCTGTGGCCGCCCTGAAGAAGGTGCTGGCTGCTGGCGGCTACGATACAGACAAGAACCGCAGCCGTGTCAAGCTGGGCCTTAAGGCTCTGGTGACCAAGGGAACCCTGATCCAGGTGAAAGGCAGCGGCGCCTCCGGCTCCTTCAAGCTGAACAAGAAGCAGGCGGAGAGTAAGGACAAGGCGGCCAAGAAGAAGCCTGCAGCGGCCAAGCCCAAGAAAGCTGCCGCCAAGAAGCCCGCGGCTAAGTCTCCTAAGAAGGCGCCGACCGCGGCCAAGAGCCCGAAGAAAGCCAAGAAGCCTGCCGCGGCCGCCAAGAAGGCGGCTCCTAAAGCCAAGAAGGTGACGAAGAGCCCGGCTAAGAAGGCGGCTAAGCCCAAAGCTGCCAAGAGCCCAGCTAAGAAGGCTGCCAAGCCCAAAGCTGCCAAGAGTCCGGCTAAGAAGGCTGCTAAAGCCAAGAAGCCCGCGGCTAAGAAATAA
- the LOC142183430 gene encoding histone H2B type 1-O-like, with translation MPDPAKSAPAPKKGSKKAVTKAQKKDGKKRKRARKESYAIYVYKVLKQVHPDTGISSKAMVVMNSFVNDIFERIAGEASRLAHYNKRSTITSREIQTAVRLLLPGELAKHAVSEGTKAVTKYTSAK, from the coding sequence atgcctgatcccgccaagtctgccccagcgcccaagaagggctccaagaaagccgtgaccaaggcccagaagaaggacggcaagaaGCGTAAGAGGGCCAGGAAGGAGAGCTATGCCATCTACGTGTACAAGGTGCTGAAGCAGGTCCACCCCGACACCGGTATCTCCTCCAAGGCCATGGTCGTCATGAATTCCTTCGTCAACGACATCTTCGAGCGCATCGCAGGAGAAGCCTCCCGCCTGGCTCACTACAACAAGcgctccaccatcacctcccgggagatccagaccgccgtgcgcctgctgctgcccggagagttggccaagcacgccgtgtccgagggcaccaaggccgtcaccaagtacaccagcgccaagtaa
- the LOC142183429 gene encoding histone H2A type 2-B, whose translation MSGRGKQGGKARAKAKTRSSRAGLQFPVGRVHRLLRKGNYAERVGAGAPVYLAAVLEYLTAEILELAGNAARDNKKTRIIPRHLQLAVRNDEELNKLLGGVTIAQGGVLPNIQAVLLPKKTESSKPSKSK comes from the coding sequence ATGTCTGGACGCGGCAAGCAAGGAGGCAAAGCTCGTGCTAAGGCCAAGACCCGCTCATCCCGGGCGGGACTTCAGTTCCCCGTCGGTCGTGTGCACAGGCTTCTCCGCAAGGGCAACTACGCCGAGAGGGTTGGTGCTGGTGCTCCCGTCTACCTGGCGGCCGTACTGGAGTATCTGACCGCTGAGATCCTGGAGTTGGCTGGTAATGCTGCACGGGACAACAAGAAGACCCGCATCATCCCCCGTCACCTGCAGCTGGCCGTGCGCAATGACGAGGAGCTGAACAAACTGCTGGGTGGCGTGACCATCGCCCAGGGAGGCGTCCTGCCCAACATCCAGGCCGTGCTGCTGCCCAAGAAGACCGAGAGCAGCAAGCCCAGCAAGAGCAAGTGA
- the LOC142219039 gene encoding histone H3-like yields MARTKQTARKSTGGKAPRKQLATKAARKSAPATGGVKKPHRYRPGTVALREIRRYQKSTELLIRKLPFQRLVREIAQDFKTDLRFQSSAIMALQEASEAYLVGLFEDTNLCAIHAKRVTIMPKDIQLARRIRGERA; encoded by the coding sequence ATGGCAAGAACCAAGCAGACCGCCCGCAAATCCACCGGAGGGAAAGCTCCCCGCAAGCAGCTGGCCACTAAGGCCGCCAGGAAGAGCGCTCCCGCCACCGGCGGAGTGAAGAAGCCTCACCGCTACCGCCCTGGTACAGTCGCTCTGCGTGAAATCCGCCGCTACCAGAAGTCCACCGAGCTGCTGATCCGTAAGCTTCCCTTCCAGCGCCTGGTTCGAGAGATCGCCCAGGACTTCAAGACGGATCTCCGCTTCCAGAGCTCCGCCATCATGGCCCTGCAGGAAGCTAGCGAAGCTTACCTGGTCGGGCTCTTTGAGGACACCAACCTGTGCGCCATCCACGCCAAGAGGGTCACCATCATGCCCAAAGACATCCAGCTGGCCCGCAGGATTCGTGGGGAGAGGGCTTAA
- the LOC142219056 gene encoding histone H2B type 1-O-like, with product MPDPAKSAPAPKKGSKKAVTKAQKKDGKKRKRARRESYAIYVYKVLKQVHPDTGISSKAMSIMNSFVNDVFERIAGEASRLAHYNKRSTITSREIQTSVRLLLPGELAKHAVSEGTKAVTKYTSAK from the coding sequence ATGCCTGATCCCGCCAAGTCTGCCCCAGCGCCCAAGAAGGGCTCCAAGAAAGCCGTGACCAAGgcccagaagaaggacggcaagaagcgtaagagggccaggagggagagctaTGCCATCTACGTGTACAAGGTGCTGAAGCAGGTCCACCCCGACACCGGCATTTCTTCCAAGGCCATGAGCATCATGAATTCCTTCGTCAACGACGTCTTTGAGCGCATCGCAGGAGAAGCCTCCCGCCTGGCTCACTATAACAAGcgctccaccatcacctcccgggagatccagacctccgtgcgcctgctgctgcccggagagttggccaagcacgccgtgtccgagggcaccaaggccgtcaccaagtacaccagcgccaagtaa
- the LOC142219220 gene encoding histone H1.4-like: protein MSGSGETRRMEALLSGSSRNRARRCRCSAELAAKSKKQPKKAAAGGAKKSKKSSGPTVSELIVKAVSASKERSGVSVAALKKVLAAGGYDTDKNRSRVKLGLKALVTKGTLIQVKGSGASGSFKLNKKQAESKDKAAKKKPAAAKPKKAAAKKPAAKSPKKAPTAAKSPKKAKKPAAAAKKAAPKAKKVTKSPAKKAAKPKAAKSPAKKAAKAKKPAAKK, encoded by the exons ATGTCGGGGAGTGGGGAGACACGAAGAATGGAAGCTCTCCTGTCCGGTTCTAGCCG AAACCGCgcccgccgctgccgctgctccgCCGAACTGGCCGCCAAATCCAAGAAGCAGCCGAAGAAAGCAGCCGCAGGGGGCGCCAAGAAGAGCAAGAAATCCTCCGGTCCCACCGTGTCCGAGCTGATCGTCAAAGCCGTGTCCGCCTCCAAGGAGCGCAGTGGGGTGTCTGTGGCCGCCCTGAAGAAGGTGCTGGCTGCTGGCGGCTACGATACAGACAAGAACCGCAGCCGTGTCAAGCTGGGCCTTAAGGCTCTGGTGACCAAGGGAACCCTGATCCAGGTGAAAGGCAGCGGCGCCTCCGGCTCCTTCAAGCTGAACAAGAAGCAGGCGGAGAGTAAGGACAAGGCGGCCAAGAAGAAGCCTGCAGCGGCCAAGCCCAAGAAAGCTGCCGCCAAGAAGCCCGCGGCTAAGTCTCCTAAGAAGGCGCCGACCGCGGCCAAGAGCCCGAAGAAAGCCAAGAAGCCTGCCGCGGCCGCCAAGAAGGCGGCTCCTAAAGCCAAGAAGGTGACGAAGAGCCCGGCTAAGAAGGCTGCCAAGCCCAAAGCTGCCAAGAGTCCGGCTAAGAAGGCTGCTAAAGCCAAGAAGCCCGCGGCTAAGAAATAA